The DNA sequence ccgtttttttttttggcatcgtcccaacatttttaaaacaaaaagttcaaaaaaaaattgaaatgcaaTCACTCAATCGTGACCATGTCCTTGAGCATATAGCGACGGATTGTGATGTATAAAGCGAAATATGGTGAAATCCAGTGACATTAGGCGTTAGAGTTAACCtctataaataaattttagcaagaggtAACGCGCATTAGTTACTTTTTGACTGGATCAGACCACACTGACTTCTACgctgatttttgtttaaacaaCTGCTTTCGGAAATGGTTAGCTGACTGATTCTCGGACTATAATGCTACCATATATAGTCAGTTACTGAATCAAAGTAGATATAGTACCTACTTGCTAAATCCTGGAATTGCCAAGGTACGTGAACTATTCCTTTTCCTTAACTGTTCCTGAATTTGAAATCAATGCAAGGACTGATAACCCATATCACAGATATGTGGCAGTTCCTAGACCGGTATAGGGAAAGGATtagttccaggatcggtataGGGTCTTTATAAATTCCAGGGACTTAAAGGTTCCTGGTTTGGTTTCAAGATTACTTCCATGACCCAAAGGAATTGAACAATTTCAAAAATGAATTAGGTTCAAAGGTTCATACCAGGGCCGCTCAGGATCAATTCATGATATGTCAGGGGTGTATTTCAGGACTATTTCCAGGACTGGTTCAGACCCAATTCTACGATCGGTATATGTTGGGGATCAGTTCCAGTGCTGCTCACGGTCTAGGATAAATCCCAGAGCCGATATGGGTTTAGGATCAGTTTCATTTCTCGCAATGGATCAAAATTAGTCTCTCTTGATGTGTGTCTCTTGATGAAATGAACTAGCTACATAATAAATCTGTGTCAATCCGTCGATAATATGGCAGATTATAGAATTTTATTTAGACATATGATTCTAGATAGTCGAAGTCTAAATAAGAGAAAATAAACCTCTGAATATGTGGTTTTAAACGAAAGTTTGAACAACATAGGAGTATGTTGGTATGGTTttgagaggctttggctcctgcggagttctttcgcaTAACATAGGAGTATACATCCTTTTtcgcagaagaagaagaagaagaagacgtaGAATTTTATCGAGACGAATTAAGAAAAGGATTTAAGTTTCAAGCTAAAATATCGCGtcatacatgtttgtttttgctactgTTTTCACGAAGTCCTTATACATGCTGTCACATTTCTGTCATGGAAGATAGTTGGGCTAGGTTAGTTATTGCTtgtccgtgtgcgtgtgtgtgtatatgtatgaACTTAACGAATTGTGTCCGCTAGCTGTTCAGGCATCATCGTAGTAGCCTGTCACTCATCGCCACACTTGCACACTCTCACGTTAGATGCACGATTTGACAGTTGGTGACAGAAGATGGTGAACTCCGCTTGAATGGTATTCTGCATTCGAATTTGGCGCAAAtctcgtgtgtgcgtgtgcgctcGCTGCACAGCAAAGATGGGCAACAGCTGGTGGCGGTGTGTCGAAAACTGTCCAATCAAACCGTGCATAGCTTGCCTAGCGATCGACTTTCTTGCCTGGtgcttttttctgttgctgttgtgtgtgtgggttagAGGTATCTGTGCCGTCACTGTTCACGCCCAAGCAAGCTCCAGCGTGTTTGCCGTGTGTTCTCGGGCTCAGTAATGGATTggcgctctttctctcgctaGCAGGAGAACGGTGAGAACGGCGGGGTGCAGCTACGATCGTCCGCCCATCTGGCGGACGGTGGGCGCCGTTCGTCGAGCCGCTCGTCCATCGGCAGTGACAGCAGCTTGCGGGCGCAGCAGCGGGCCGCAATCGACGCAGCGGACGAGGACATGGTGGACGGTGGCGGCGTCGGCCAGACCGTTGTGCGCAGCGGTAGCAGccacagtagcagcagcagcagtgcctcCAGCAACTTGAACGGCGACCGGCGACCGTCCACCAGTGGGGGCACCCACccccaccatcatcagcaccacaacaacaacaacaacggggGTACGTTCGGCACCGGCGCAACGcacggcagcaacagcatcaacaacaacgacacGAGCGACGACCGCTCCTCGACCCGATCCTCGACGTCGAACGAGAACGACTCGTCGGGCAGCAGCCCGTCGACTGGCGGAGGCGCCGGTTCGATGACACTGCCGGCCGGCTGGTCGATGCAGCTCGCCCCGAACGGGCGCGTCTTCTTCATCGATCACAACGAGCGCAAGACGTCGTGGGTGGATCCGCGAACTGGCCGGGCCAGTCCGATGCCGACCAGCCAGGGCTCGGCCGCCCTGAACGACGTGCGCCGGCCGGAGGACGGGCTAGCGCCGCTGCCGGAAGGCTGGGAGGAGCGGGTGCACAGCGATGGCCGTATCTTCTTTATCGATCACAGTAAGTGTGGCTAGGCCTTCGGATGGAACGTTTCCATTTGGGCTCCGTTGTACTATTGTGCTATCTTTTACCTTCCTGCAGACACCAGAACCACCCAGTGGGAAGATCCACGGCTGTCCATACCGAACATCGCCGGGCAGGCGGTTCCTTACTCGCGCGACTACAAGCGAAAGTACGAGTACCTGAAGACGCAGCTACGAAAACCGGTAAGTGATCGCTTTGGTGTTTCTAGTGTATTTTGTTTATATGTAAGAACTTGTCCACCATAGGATGGCCTAACAAGTATAACCTAATGAAAGCAATGCCCTTAAAATCACTTCCTTATTGTCAAGCTTTGCCTCAGTTACGAAACTGTGAGCTGTCCCTAAAAGCCAAAATCGGTTCACTGCAATTAAAGAGGTCTAGAGTCTGTTTAATTCACGGGAACATAGCCAAAATTGGTTCGTTTGTATCGTATTGTGTATTTCTGAAGCCTGAAGTCGAAGAAATGGGTGACTTTGCGCAGTTCATTGAACGCAGTTCGAtatgtttttgcaaaattgaagCAGTAATGGAACCTTTTAACCGTCATGTATACGGCCGCCTACCCGTGTAAGTTTCGCATCCTAATTCCAAAATAACTTTGGATTTAGTAGTCGTATcgaattcaaattaaaaaaaaaatgcctcaGAAAAGATGTTTCCTAACCAtgtgcaaaaactaaaaaatatcaagaatgtttaaatattgtttttaattatttaagttTATATACCCTACAACAAGTACAACCGCCTACAACGCagcagtgtttttttgtattcgtcACCTGGATACCGATCTTGGGATAAATATAAACACCTCCTTGATTTGctattttttcgagcaggcacTCGAATCTAATACTAGCTTTGAgactagaataatctagactgaaaattgcaggctagttttatgtgtggttttgtatggagtgtttacatgatttcagcctccaactgtcaaactccatactaAAAGCTGAcgagaatcgtgaagggccccattatttACTCAGCTATTCATGGATCTTCCCGATCGAAACTTTATtcaaaaggattttttttggttcaatctGTTAAAACCAGCTctggagccgttggtgcggaacCGGCTTCGTTGAGTTGGAGTGGAGCTGGCTCCGAAATTGTCTGGAACTAGTCGGAGCCGGTTTTTAATAAAGCATGATAAGAATATTTCATAGATCGTgaacatatatttttatacaacaagcaaaacaattgaaaaatttatataacttttgaaagaaacgtaagtaaaacttaaaaaaaggcTTAAGCATCCACTCAAAACTTTCGGCCTGGCAGGTTGGGGTGTTGGAGTTACAAAGTAGTGGAGTTGTACGGTTACGTAAAGTGTTTGGTCGTACACAAGACGGTTAATGTACCGACAACAAAATGGCCTGCGTGTTTATACGGCGTTGTTGAAGAGTTTCGAGACGCCATCTGAAGGTGACAGTAAACTCCAATCACTCCATGGTAGTATCAGTGCAATTGCAAAACGTGTCATTTTCATTAGTTGCGTTGTTCTCATTGCTTTAGATAAGGAAACTTAAAAAAACTGATAGATATTCATAGATTGTACGATTGCGATGTATAGTGCTTTTATACGATACGACAATTATCGAAGACAATGGTGATTTTGAAGGTCATTCCCTCTGTAAACATGTATTTGTAGTGTTGTCGCTTTAGCTTCTTTACAAGAAGGAGCCTTAAATCTAGAACTTCATCCATTTGTTGGATAGCATAGACACTTGCATGATAGCATGATTTGCACGAGAACACTTTTGAGCATCCAAAACATCCAAGACATCTCGAAGGCCTGACGAAACACGAATATCACGAACTGCTCTACAATACAATTAATAGAAGTGATCTGTGGTTGCTGCCTAATAGTGCTGTTGAATAGTTGTAGACGTCGTGTGACCAATTTTGACACTCTTTAATTTATTGCATTCTTAGTCAAGTCTAGTTTTGATAGCTTCGCTAGCAATATACCCTAGGATATACAGTGGCTCATCGTATTACGAATTTAATCCGTCCCAGTACCTCATTCGCTATACGAAGAACTTGCGGGAGGCTCTTTCCTGTATTATTTGTATGgaaagtgaaataattggtTTACTGGAATGGGAGGCTTTACTCGTTAACCTGAGATATGTGTAAATTCAGTCTTCTTGATGTCCCATATCCATCAATAGTTGTCATTGGAGTATAAACTCAATCATTTTCAACGTAGAATAGAGTTATATCAGTTTAGCTCCTTGATTGATACGGatagctttttttgtgtatcgAGGTCATCCAATGAGACCTTTCAGATTTCTGCAATAATTCCTAAGGCATACGAAAGCTAAACAATCGTACTAGACAGGTTGGTAAGGCAATAGGgcatcattttaaaaataccTGGATCGAGTCTATAGTTCGTTTTGAGCTTATGAAGATCTGTTGATTTCAAATGTGGTAAGATCCAaaaggttttgtggaatgCTAACAGATGCCTTGTTTATAGCTTCCTGAAATATGATGTTCGGATGCTGAATACATCGGAAACCACGATTGGGGAAAAGTTCAGCAATTTCGCCATCGTTCGAAGTTATCTGCGCCGTTCTTGTGCGTGCATCAGCAGAACTAATTTCAAATACTCTCTTCCTCACAAATAGCAAAACGTGCCGAACAAGATCGAAATCAAGGTGCGCCGTGCGTCCATCATGGAGGATTCCTACCGGATCATCAACTCGGTCACGCGGCTCGATCTGCTCAAGACGAAGCTGTGGATCGAGTTCGAGGGCGAGGCAGGTCTGGACTATGGTGGGCTGGCGCGCGAATGGTTCTACCTGCTGTCGAAGGAAATGTTCAACCCGTACTACGGCCTGTTCGAGTACTCGGCGATGGACAACTACACGCTCCAGATCAACCCGTACAGCGAGCTGTGCAACGAGGACCACCTGCTGTACTTTAGGTAAGGCGGAGGGAAGGAACAGGCTTTCCCATTCCCCCCACTGCATGGGAAGCATATGCTAACGCGTCCGTTTCCCACTCTAGATTCATTGGCCGGATCGCCGGCATGGCGGTGTACCACGGCAAGCTGCTCGATGCGTTCTTCATCCGGCCGTTCTACAAGATGATGCTGCAGAAACCGATCGACCTAAAGGACATGGAGGCGGTCGACACCGAGTACTACAACTCGCTCGTCTGGATCAAGGAGAACGACCCGAGCGAGCTGATGCTGACGTTCTGCGTCGACGAGGAAACGTTCGGGCAGACGACGCAGCACGAGCTGCTGCCGAACGGGGCCGACATCGACGTGACGAACGAGAACAAGGACGAGTACATCCGGCTGGTCATCCAGTGGCGGTTCGTGTCGCGCGTCCAGGTGCAGATGCAAGCGTTCCTGGACGGGTTCGGTTCGCTGGTGCCGCTCAACCTGCTCAAGATCTTCGACGAGCACGAGCTGGAGCTGCTGATGTGCGGCATTCAGAACATCGACCTGCGGGACTGGAAGCGCAACACGCTGTACAAGGGCGACTACTACCCGAACCACGTCGTCATCCAGTGGTTCTGGCGGGCGGTGCTGTCCTTCTCGAACGAGATGCGCGCCCGGCTGCTGCAGTTCGTGACCGGCACGTCCCGCGTCCCGATGAACGGCTTCAAGGAACTGTACGGCTCGAACGGCCCGCAAATGTTCACGATCGAGAAGTGGGGCACGCCGGAAAACTACCCCCGGGCACACACGTGGTACGTTGCGATGCCTGCCTCTCGCTGGTGCTTGCTTTCTCATATCTCTATTTCATTCTCATTATTTTGTCTTGCAGCTTCAATCGATTAGACTTGCCACCGTACGAAAGCTACCAGCAGCTGAAGGATCGTCTCATTCAGGCCGTCGAGGGCAGTCAGGGTTTCGCCGGCGTCGATTAGATATGTTAGCGATACTCACGGTGTCTGCCTGTGCTTTGGTGCGGTCGCTTGCTGcagcacagagagagagagagagagagagagagagagagagaagacacaTAACATACACACGCCCCGTCCACACACAGTATGCCATCACACGTTCAATAAGaagaaacgaaacaacaaTACGGTTAGAGAAATTTCTTAGCTTCGCAAACACCACATGGATGCGCTCCCTTCTCCGAACCCCCCCACTGTACGCCGTCAGCCGGGGCTGCATTCAGTCCGACAGATCGGCCAAGCCAAGAAAGATGCTGGCGGTGGGACGGCTCATGACAATCAAGTGTACACACCCTCGGGGCGGGGGTTTGCTCAAACATGTGCGGTTAGTTAGGTTAGGCGTAATAGAAATAGCTAGGCTCTAGGGATAGGAGAAGACGGTTGCGGCAGGACAACGCAGCAACACAGGCCCGGTGAGCGAAACTTAAACAACGTGATATTTGATACCAGCtgccaaaaaagaaaggaaaacaaggaaaaagaaacatattCGAAGGGTAGAAACTCTTGTGCGCGAAAACCAAACGGCAACAAACCgtgcaaaatcaaacaaacaaacaaaaaaacaccatcatCGCAATCATCGCGAAATGATAAACAAAAACTCGTAGGCATACGTTGTAAAAAACGGCTCCCTCCCCCCCAATGTGACGGTGTGAACGAGAAACCAAAGTCCAAAGAAAGCATTGCGCCTCCCATCCTCGTTTACAGCCGCTCGGAGAGAGAACTGAGTGAACAGCTGATGCAGACACCCAAGCCCAAGTTAGGGTTTGTAGGCATATATGATAcagaaaattgaaacaaaaacgcaaGAAAACACAGGGGAGGGTCGTATTTCGTCGGTGTCATTGGTAAAGCTACGACTACCATCAGCAGGCAGCTCAGTTTTGCCAAAATTGGTTTTTggtcggggtttttttttttagttggcaAAGATAGCAAAGAAACGTATCGATAACTTGATCGGATTGTGCATGTCCTTTATTGGGAACACGATTGGTACGTAGTTTTCGTttgttcttgtgtgtgtgtttttaaagaaaggaaaaacagagagagaaagatatatatatatatatatatatatatatatatatatatatatatatatatatatatatatatatatatatatatatatatatatatatatatatatatatatatatagaaagAGATAAATAGACAGaatagatagagagaaaaaaagagagaagacagagagagatatagagagaaagagagaatagAGAGATatagtgagagagaaagagagatagagagatagagaaagagagagaaagagaagagagaaagagaaagaagaacgagaaagagagagagaaaaagagagagagagagaaagagaaagagagaaagaggaaaaaagagaagagagaaagagagaaagagaagagtgagagaagagagagagagagaaagagagagagagagagagagagagaaagaatgagaaagagagagaaagagagagaaagagaaagagagaaagaaagagaaaataagtatgaaagaaagagatagagataaagagagataTTTCTctttcgagagagagagagaagtatAAAAAAGTATCTAAATTTGATTACGGGCTAGCAGTGATCATTGTGCTAATTTTGTTTAcctttctcttcctctctctccctcacacacacacatacacacacacacactggggatggggaaaaacaaaacaaatccgaCTAAATTCTAAATTTAACGACTCAAAGTCATCGTAGCGAATGTTAGTGCAATTGCATTTTTGAAAGGCTGCGAAAGTAAGCGCGGATACGTTTGTGCCGAGAAAAAGAGGGTAAAAGAATAAATagctaaacaaaatttaaccaGTGAACCACGAAAAAGGGTTGATTGAACGATAAAATACGATAAATACGGGAAGAGTAAATTGCAGAACACTCACTGCAAAGCATGCGTACCTACCAATGTACGCTAAATCGTTGCTATTTTAAACTAACGAAGTAAAGCTAAAAGGATGTACtatatttaaacaaaaccacccaAACCCCCATTGTAGCGTGGAAAAGCGTGAGAACAAGGAGCAGGCTGGAAAAcaacaaggaaaaaaacaaaaacaaatggcTGTTATATATATGCGTGCGTGGGGCCGATTCCCGTAAAAAGGATTTGCGGACTGTTGCAAACCGGGTAGgggttgtttctgtttttttttcgtgtgggGGGTGAAGAGTTGTCTGTTTTTGGCTCAGCCCTTATCTCCATTGCATCCCCTACTCCCGCAGCCGCCGCCGTTGTATTTTTCATCCTATTCCAATGCAAACGTTTCTGTGTACTATGTTTTCTCGTTGTTACTTAATTCGTTGTTCGTGGCTGTTTGGGCCACAGGCGTAGTGTGATGCTTGTTATATCCCTGCAAGGCTACAAAGGCTAGGTGAGAAACttaacaacaaaagaaaaaaggagagaagacaaaaaaaatgaacagaaTATTTATATACGATAATCCATCCCTCGTGCTTTACCATTGCGAGCGTCAGAAGAATAATGTTACAAGGCTATATTTATTGATTCCTCTGCCAGTACGACTCTGTGGCGCCCGTGTTTGTGAGGGGCCGGAACAGGAGcggcaaataaaaaccaacaGATACTACACTAAGAACGGGAAGGTGATTGTAATAAAGGCGGTTTGTTTTTACGAAGCGCGAACAAAACCAATTTGttagagaagaagagaaagcgatggagagagatagagagagagagagagagagagagagagagagagagagagagagagaaagagagagagagtggcaACTGATCAGTTAGCTGGCAATGCTGCGGCACTTTCGAAACTATCCCGAGAACAAAGTTCAGAACTTATTAATGTTTCAGTTAATTTGTATGTTAGAGTTTAATGGAAacctattttaaataaagtgGAACTTACGAAGGAGTAAAATAATGCAGCATCTAAACAATCTCGATAACGCGGACATGGAGGAATCTAGATCGTTAGACACCCCCACCACACCTACCGTGTCTGTGAGAAGCTCGCATTGCAGCAGACGCAACCTTCCTCCCAGACACTTGGAAGTTGATCAAAACAACGGCAGCACGCGGTGCAATGCAGCAGCTTCCAAAagcggcacaaaaaaaaaacaccgaaaaTCCTCAGCTTTAGTTTGTTTAGTCTGCTGTTCGAAGCTGTTTTTGGATCATGCAGTCCCCGCAACCCATTCCCCTGGCGGCACCCCTTTCGCAACAGTCGCCGGTTCGCTGGTTGCAGGTCGTCCATCTGGATCAGCACGCTCTGCGCCACAATGTGCGCCATACAGCTTGAAACCCAGATATACGAGTGAGCAGGGGGATCGGTCGggttgcaaaaaataaataataagaataataataacaacggCATGAATTTGGTGCACGAAAAGTGTTTCTATGCAGCGACTAGAACAGCATACTGCAGAGCAGGACGGTAACATTTGTACAGCTTGCCCATGACCTGGCGCACCACTTGGTGAGCGTACGCTCGCGTGAAGTATCTCGTAATGTTATCGTGGTTTCTGCCCATCGGTATCGCTCGCtagaaagaaataattttagaacgaaatatttttttttttacatcttaTTACTTCTCATTTGAgaaactttttcatcttttGGATTCTTACTACGGTCATTTATGCCTTCCTCTTCTTTTGCATAACTTATTGAATGAACAATATCCATTAAATGGTCACACTATTTCTTAGCTCACTTTaaccttttgttttgtaatttgcgaaataattaaatatttccaTGAACATTActcgaaacaaaaccaaaaatcagCATGAATCAGCAACgttgttttgattgaaaatttcGATGATTTGTAGAGCTTGTCAGGCTTATTCTATTCATGATATCGAGATGTCTCGAACATCAAATTGCATATTGTTAAGGACAAAAAAGGTTTACTTTATAATAAAAGTACGTTGCGTCAAAAAGCAGTTTGGTGGTTTCCGTAAAAATGTATCGAGCAGTAGAGATTTATGCTTGACAGTgtcgatgtgtttttttcgatTCGAGTATCACGCAAGGTGTTATATTCGATATCAAAACCCCGACagaaaatgaatcaaaatCGACGTTTCTGCTGTTTTGAAGTGAAATATTAAAGTTTTCTACTTTGGTACTGATATGTCTTAAAATGAATGTACTAATGCTCTATCACGTACACTTtgctaaattaataaatatgcGCATATCAAGAGAGTCGTCGCAAATATGCAGTATTCCTTTAAATTACTTTTCTATGCaataatctatttttttacCAAGCAACCCAGCGAATTCGtacctcctgaataaaaaaataatttttttatgtgaAACTCGTAATCAACTACAACTGTCCATAATTTAAAACAAGGTCAAAAATCGTGCTATAAATTAAAGACAGAATAAAATACGAGTTTTTTGTGAAAGCCAGACCCTAATATGATAAACAATATTGTTTTCCCGTCtataaagtatttttttgtggtttttattgtttctggATTGTTTTGAATgctatttatatatttttttttttgactcgTCCCGCCATTGGGCGTTATCCAGAatgtttttgatatttttttatttattttgagtgAGACTATGACTAACTAACTAAAATGTCTGTGTCCATCATTCTCAGTTTGGTGCCATTATTTTAATCCAAcggaaaacaattttttttgtttttgcttccagTGTCGTTATTTCATCAGTTGTTTTGTGCTTTACAATCGCGACAACTCATTCATTAGTGGTAAAATTAGATCGACAAAGATACGCAcgtttgaaaatttattttgttcattaaatcaaacattttttcaGATATCATACAAAATATGCGCGctcaaatgtattttcatcATAGCATAAACACTTTTGGTTTGGAATGTTACATTATTGAGTTATGAAATACTTACTTTCATCATGCATTTATTAGAAGTGTCCCGTTTATCTTTCCCGACGGATGTTCGGtatttattaaaatacaaCACCTTTTACCTCTTCCACTACTGTTTTTTAGCTTGCCATCGCATCGAATCAACTCGGTAGGGAGAATGTTGGGAATCCACACGCAACCGTGCTTGTGCAAGCGAGCGCTGCTATCAATGACACTACCGGCCCATGTTTCTAAGCGCCACGATCCGCAAGGTACAGGTTTGTGTTCGGATATACGGTCAGACAAGAAAGCAGACAAACAACGAGAGCaccattttttgtaattattttttattgccattaTGAATATCTTTATTTTGCTTCATACTGATACTAATGTGATACGGAGTTAAAATTAAACGCGTAGCGCGTTAACGCGTTACAACTTTACCGCGCGCCCTTACACCGGCCATTACACCGAGCGTGTGTAACAGAGCCCTTCTTCCCGCAACGGAAAGCAGGAAACGAGGCGGGCAAAAAAGACCAAACTGTGTGGCGCCTGCTTCACCCCTCCCCGCGGCAAAACGGAGCTCAAACCTCCGCTTCTTttcccacacgcacacacgcacccacacacacgcactccgacatacacacacagacacaaataGGCGCACGGGCCCGTGCCTGTTCCACCGGTGCCTGTAATATGATACATTTTACAACAGCTAAACTTGCCCTCTCCCACCTCCCTTTCCCCCTCCCGGTGCTACTACAACTACTAAGCTACTGAAACACAGCAGCCACCACACCGTAGGCAAACGATCGCGGGCGTCGGGTGTGGCAGCGGTGCGTGCGCTTTACTAATCTCATTAGCTTACTATCCCGGCTTACTGCTCGGCTCGGCTGTGTATTACTTATGCATGAAGTATCCCGCACCAGACGCTATCAAGCCAAGGTGGCGTTG is a window from the Anopheles merus strain MAF chromosome X, AmerM5.1, whole genome shotgun sequence genome containing:
- the LOC121588957 gene encoding E3 ubiquitin-protein ligase Nedd-4-like isoform X6, which translates into the protein MANVDENGCAGAAPDGQQPLDGAYPLRIKVVAGLQLAKKDIFGASDPYVRIDVNQISGDATVLSKFTKTKKRTLHPKWNEEFILRVNPAEHKLVLQVFDENRLTRDDFLGMVELSLDQLPKERPGVEIPIRSYPLRPRRSVRARSNVRGELQLYHAFIVDQDSNETDWEMVDSNPVPSVASTPRTSTSNAAAFELPQGWEERQDANGRTYYVNHVARSTQWERPTAVPMEAIAESDMDVAFQRRVHISVDDSATQENGENGGVQLRSSAHLADGGRRSSSRSSIGSDSSLRAQQRAAIDAADEDMVDGGGVGQTVVRSGSSHSSSSSSASSNLNGDRRPSTSGGTHPHHHQHHNNNNNGGTFGTGATHGSNSINNNDTSDDRSSTRSSTSNENDSSGSSPSTGGGAGSMTLPAGWSMQLAPNGRVFFIDHNERKTSWVDPRTGRASPMPTSQGSAALNDVRRPEDGLAPLPEGWEERVHSDGRIFFIDHNTRTTQWEDPRLSIPNIAGQAVPYSRDYKRKYEYLKTQLRKPQNVPNKIEIKVRRASIMEDSYRIINSVTRLDLLKTKLWIEFEGEAGLDYGGLAREWFYLLSKEMFNPYYGLFEYSAMDNYTLQINPYSELCNEDHLLYFRFIGRIAGMAVYHGKLLDAFFIRPFYKMMLQKPIDLKDMEAVDTEYYNSLVWIKENDPSELMLTFCVDEETFGQTTQHELLPNGADIDVTNENKDEYIRLVIQWRFVSRVQVQMQAFLDGFGSLVPLNLLKIFDEHELELLMCGIQNIDLRDWKRNTLYKGDYYPNHVVIQWFWRAVLSFSNEMRARLLQFVTGTSRVPMNGFKELYGSNGPQMFTIEKWGTPENYPRAHTCFNRLDLPPYESYQQLKDRLIQAVEGSQGFAGVD
- the LOC121588957 gene encoding E3 ubiquitin-protein ligase Nedd-4-like isoform X1 yields the protein MANVDENGCAGAAPDGQQPLDGAYPLRIKVVAGLQLAKKDIFGASDPYVRIDVNQISGDATVLSKFTKTKKRTLHPKWNEEFILRVNPAEHKLVLQVFDENRLTRDDFLGMVELSLDQLPKERPGVEIPIRSYPLRPRRSVRARSNVRGELQLYHAFIVDQDSNETDWEMVDSNPVPSVASTPRTSTSNAAAFELPQGWEERQDANGRTYYVNHVARSTQWERPTAVPMEAIAESDMDVAFQRRVHISVDDSATSDTGSVGSDLAALQLNTSRSNSLVSASNGSLASSARPDGTAEADSTHTVVLRSGAAPAQSAHRHLSTPPRLPAALVRSSTRAVPIPGRAAAAAALNRSRSAVSRWTTVGAAGQQRTARPGRHEQLTEEPAQTTAEQENGENGGVQLRSSAHLADGGRRSSSRSSIGSDSSLRAQQRAAIDAADEDMVDGGGVGQTVVRSGSSHSSSSSSASSNLNGDRRPSTSGGTHPHHHQHHNNNNNGGTFGTGATHGSNSINNNDTSDDRSSTRSSTSNENDSSGSSPSTGGGAGSMTLPAGWSMQLAPNGRVFFIDHNERKTSWVDPRTGRASPMPTSQGSAALNDVRRPEDGLAPLPEGWEERVHSDGRIFFIDHNTRTTQWEDPRLSIPNIAGQAVPYSRDYKRKYEYLKTQLRKPQNVPNKIEIKVRRASIMEDSYRIINSVTRLDLLKTKLWIEFEGEAGLDYGGLAREWFYLLSKEMFNPYYGLFEYSAMDNYTLQINPYSELCNEDHLLYFRFIGRIAGMAVYHGKLLDAFFIRPFYKMMLQKPIDLKDMEAVDTEYYNSLVWIKENDPSELMLTFCVDEETFGQTTQHELLPNGADIDVTNENKDEYIRLVIQWRFVSRVQVQMQAFLDGFGSLVPLNLLKIFDEHELELLMCGIQNIDLRDWKRNTLYKGDYYPNHVVIQWFWRAVLSFSNEMRARLLQFVTGTSRVPMNGFKELYGSNGPQMFTIEKWGTPENYPRAHTCFNRLDLPPYESYQQLKDRLIQAVEGSQGFAGVD
- the LOC121588957 gene encoding E3 ubiquitin-protein ligase Nedd-4-like isoform X4, with the translated sequence MANVDENGCAGAAPDGQQPLDGAYPLRIKVVAGLQLAKKDIFGASDPYVRIDVNQISGDATVLSKFTKTKKRTLHPKWNEEFILRVNPAEHKLVLQVFDENRLTRDDFLGMVELSLDQLPKERPGVEIPIRSYPLRPRRSVRARSNVRGELQLYHAFIVDQDSNETDWEMVDSNPVPSVASTPRTSTSNAAAFELPQGWEERQDANGRTYYVNHVARSTQWERPTAVPMEAIAESDMDVAFQRRVHISVDDSATDMDNISIDNDSFDNIEEEEEEEQEQEEDGREHEPLAPGLVGDGAIEVQAGEAIATSADNDEVGVDALAHAAAESLAIDSSSERSPEVSITEYLLCGDALEQENGENGGVQLRSSAHLADGGRRSSSRSSIGSDSSLRAQQRAAIDAADEDMVDGGGVGQTVVRSGSSHSSSSSSASSNLNGDRRPSTSGGTHPHHHQHHNNNNNGGTFGTGATHGSNSINNNDTSDDRSSTRSSTSNENDSSGSSPSTGGGAGSMTLPAGWSMQLAPNGRVFFIDHNERKTSWVDPRTGRASPMPTSQGSAALNDVRRPEDGLAPLPEGWEERVHSDGRIFFIDHNTRTTQWEDPRLSIPNIAGQAVPYSRDYKRKYEYLKTQLRKPQNVPNKIEIKVRRASIMEDSYRIINSVTRLDLLKTKLWIEFEGEAGLDYGGLAREWFYLLSKEMFNPYYGLFEYSAMDNYTLQINPYSELCNEDHLLYFRFIGRIAGMAVYHGKLLDAFFIRPFYKMMLQKPIDLKDMEAVDTEYYNSLVWIKENDPSELMLTFCVDEETFGQTTQHELLPNGADIDVTNENKDEYIRLVIQWRFVSRVQVQMQAFLDGFGSLVPLNLLKIFDEHELELLMCGIQNIDLRDWKRNTLYKGDYYPNHVVIQWFWRAVLSFSNEMRARLLQFVTGTSRVPMNGFKELYGSNGPQMFTIEKWGTPENYPRAHTCFNRLDLPPYESYQQLKDRLIQAVEGSQGFAGVD